From Parafrankia irregularis, the proteins below share one genomic window:
- a CDS encoding PKD domain-containing protein: MRSFRKPTPRGRAIRLVAGALAAGLLTAACTSDGKPDADTNGTPAATASWKSNVGRPLQISTPLPGQPCRTRDDGTPVVTGSCVDPKLNQPYVDKDERRTVTDPETKVKVDFRYVHGGFSGTEATFAFYFPDRYAGRFFQYTYPTLTTDDAGPATIAFALSNGAYLVRTNNAGGLPKAGELGGYRANAAAANLSRTVAAQVYADSAKPRGYIYGASGGAYQTIGALENTEGVWDGGVPIVPGTPNAIPSSMTTQLLALRVLRDKFPQIVDAMEPGGSGDPYAGLNTEQQAVLREATRLGFSPRGWWDYAEMDGGAFYAVAGGVRILDPTYVDDFWSKPGYAGTDPASSAAAARIQYDAEVTELVGSPPTGLRLSGVPAGDLTGADIVVTSGAAAGKSVIAAGSKGTEVTFRKDADAATTAAIGTIRPGDHVRLDNSWLLALQYYQRYQVPSADMYGWNQFRGADGAPLYPQRPVLAGPTFAQAASGAVPTGKFHGKMIMLASLLDVEAFPWPADWYRTQAQTTLGSELNDSYRLWYMDNAVHSSPRDDAAETHVVSYGGEAQQALLDLDAWVTQGTAPPASSSYTVGSDSQVNLASTAEQRKGVQPAVNLTISKVGTRDVRPAAVRADAKPDEAVTLAVSAQAPPGSGRIVSVEWDFDGTGRYPNKSEIDKPDSSVQTSTTHTFTRPGTYFAVVRVTSERNGDAEAPYTLVQNIARARVVVK; this comes from the coding sequence ATGAGGTCATTCAGAAAGCCCACGCCTCGCGGCCGGGCGATCCGGCTCGTCGCGGGCGCGCTCGCCGCGGGCCTGCTCACAGCCGCCTGCACATCGGACGGAAAACCCGACGCCGACACCAACGGCACACCGGCCGCGACCGCGTCGTGGAAGAGCAACGTCGGGCGTCCCTTACAGATCTCGACGCCGCTGCCCGGCCAGCCGTGCCGGACCAGGGATGACGGGACACCCGTGGTCACCGGCTCCTGCGTCGACCCGAAGCTGAACCAGCCCTACGTCGACAAGGACGAACGCCGCACGGTCACCGACCCGGAGACCAAGGTCAAGGTCGACTTCCGCTACGTGCACGGAGGCTTCAGCGGGACCGAGGCGACGTTCGCCTTCTACTTCCCGGACCGGTATGCGGGGCGGTTCTTCCAGTACACCTACCCGACCCTGACCACCGACGACGCCGGGCCGGCCACGATCGCCTTCGCCCTCTCGAACGGCGCCTACCTGGTCCGCACCAACAACGCCGGCGGCCTGCCGAAGGCCGGCGAGCTGGGCGGCTACCGCGCGAACGCGGCCGCGGCGAACCTCTCGCGCACCGTCGCCGCCCAGGTGTACGCCGACTCCGCCAAGCCCCGCGGCTACATCTACGGGGCCAGCGGCGGCGCCTACCAGACCATCGGCGCCCTGGAGAACACCGAAGGCGTGTGGGACGGCGGCGTGCCCATCGTCCCCGGCACCCCGAACGCGATTCCGAGCAGCATGACCACGCAGCTGCTCGCGCTGCGGGTGCTTCGTGACAAGTTCCCCCAGATCGTGGACGCGATGGAGCCCGGCGGCAGCGGCGATCCCTACGCCGGGCTGAACACCGAACAGCAGGCGGTGCTCAGGGAGGCCACCCGCCTCGGGTTCTCCCCGCGCGGCTGGTGGGACTACGCCGAGATGGACGGCGGCGCCTTCTACGCGGTGGCCGGTGGCGTCCGCATCCTCGACCCGACCTACGTCGACGACTTCTGGAGCAAGCCCGGCTACGCGGGCACCGATCCGGCGTCCTCGGCCGCCGCCGCCCGCATCCAGTACGACGCCGAGGTGACGGAGCTGGTCGGGAGCCCGCCGACGGGGCTGCGGCTGTCCGGGGTGCCGGCCGGCGACCTGACCGGCGCGGACATCGTCGTCACCAGCGGCGCCGCGGCCGGCAAGTCCGTCATCGCCGCGGGCTCGAAAGGCACCGAGGTCACCTTCCGCAAGGATGCGGACGCCGCCACGACTGCCGCGATCGGCACGATCCGCCCCGGCGACCACGTGCGCCTCGACAACTCGTGGCTGCTCGCGCTGCAGTACTACCAGCGCTATCAGGTCCCCTCGGCGGACATGTACGGCTGGAACCAGTTCCGCGGCGCGGACGGCGCGCCGCTGTACCCGCAGCGGCCGGTCCTCGCCGGGCCGACCTTCGCCCAGGCGGCGAGCGGAGCCGTCCCGACCGGAAAGTTCCACGGAAAAATGATCATGCTCGCCTCACTGCTGGACGTCGAGGCGTTCCCCTGGCCCGCGGACTGGTACCGCACCCAGGCACAGACCACCCTCGGTTCAGAGCTGAACGACAGCTACCGCCTGTGGTACATGGACAACGCGGTGCACAGCTCACCGCGCGACGACGCCGCCGAGACGCACGTCGTCAGCTACGGCGGCGAGGCCCAGCAGGCCCTGCTCGACCTGGACGCCTGGGTCACCCAGGGAACCGCACCGCCCGCCAGCAGCTCGTACACCGTCGGCAGCGACTCGCAGGTGAACCTCGCATCCACCGCCGAGCAGCGGAAGGGAGTACAGCCCGCCGTCAACCTGACCATCAGCAAGGTCGGCACCCGGGACGTCCGGCCGGCAGCGGTGCGCGCCGACGCGAAGCCGGACGAGGCCGTCACGCTCGCCGTCTCCGCCCAGGCACCACCCGGCAGCGGCAGAATCGTCAGTGTCGAATGGGACTTCGACGGCACAGGCAGGTACCCAAACAAGTCCGAAATCGACAAGCCTGATAGTTCCGTCCAGACGTCGACCACGCACACCTTCACCAGGCCCGGGACGTATTTTGCGGTCGTGCGGGTGACCTCCGAACGCAACGGCGACGCGGAGGCGCCCTACACACTCGTCCAGAACATCGCCCGCGCCCGGGTCGTCGTCAAATAG
- a CDS encoding pyridoxamine 5'-phosphate oxidase family protein has product MLTPSRAVQRVTTDRAAVHAVLDEALTCHVGFAAEGRPHVLPTLHARIGETLYVHGSTAARLLTAARPEPLPVCVTVSLLDGLVLARSAFHHSLNYRSVIIHGNAEYVLDSAAKGRALAALVDRVGIDRSTQCRPPTSKELAATAVLALDLDAESTDVALKARTGPPNDDEADLDSGYWAGVIPVRLTAGSAEPACDLPTPSGLAPSLR; this is encoded by the coding sequence ATGCTGACACCCTCACGGGCCGTCCAACGGGTGACCACGGACCGCGCCGCTGTGCACGCCGTGCTCGACGAGGCGCTGACCTGCCACGTCGGCTTCGCCGCCGAGGGCCGACCGCACGTGCTGCCCACCCTCCACGCGCGGATCGGCGAGACGCTGTACGTCCACGGTTCGACCGCGGCCCGCCTGCTCACCGCGGCGCGGCCGGAACCGCTGCCTGTGTGCGTGACGGTCTCGCTGCTCGACGGCCTCGTCCTCGCGAGGTCGGCCTTCCACCATTCGCTCAACTACCGTTCCGTCATCATCCACGGGAACGCCGAGTACGTTCTCGACTCCGCGGCGAAGGGACGGGCCTTGGCCGCACTCGTCGACCGGGTTGGCATAGATCGCTCGACGCAGTGCCGCCCGCCCACCTCGAAGGAGCTGGCGGCGACCGCCGTGCTCGCCCTCGACCTGGACGCCGAGTCGACGGACGTCGCGCTCAAGGCCCGCACCGGGCCACCGAACGACGACGAGGCCGACCTCGACTCGGGCTACTGGGCCGGCGTGATCCCGGTCCGCCTCACCGCCGGTTCCGCGGAACCGGCCTGCGACCTGCCCACACCCTCCGGCCTGGCCCCCTCGCTGCGCTGA
- a CDS encoding NUDIX domain-containing protein: protein MAQRQAVVAVLTRAGRVLVIERGPRTERSGYWAPPSGRIEPGESQEEALVREVKEEVGLTVTPSAKVWECDTDDGTFRLHWWTAPAETGDLLLDPDEVSAARWVTPAEFLDLEPTFRGDHPFFTQVLPDLL from the coding sequence GTGGCGCAAAGACAGGCAGTGGTGGCCGTGCTGACCAGAGCCGGGCGGGTCCTCGTCATCGAGCGGGGGCCGCGGACGGAGCGATCCGGCTACTGGGCGCCGCCGAGCGGGCGTATCGAACCCGGTGAAAGCCAGGAGGAGGCCCTGGTCCGGGAGGTCAAAGAAGAGGTCGGGCTCACCGTGACCCCCAGCGCCAAGGTCTGGGAGTGCGACACCGACGACGGCACCTTCCGGCTCCACTGGTGGACGGCGCCCGCCGAGACCGGCGACCTCCTGCTGGACCCGGACGAGGTAAGCGCCGCCCGCTGGGTGACCCCGGCCGAGTTCCTCGATCTGGAACCCACCTTCCGCGGCGATCATCCGTTCTTCACACAGGTTCTCCCGGACCTGCTCTGA
- a CDS encoding Clp protease N-terminal domain-containing protein, with product MPARFTQCARRVIEISQEEALQLGHGAIRTEHLLLALLHEDSGRAGTLLRSVGLTVDNARRLARELGSTDEGTPGPHLPFTPRTKNVLGRSLQEMTARRHERIDAEHLLLALFGEDVRGGHQLLTQLGVDPSQIRSQVEEALSQTPA from the coding sequence ATGCCTGCCCGGTTCACCCAGTGCGCCCGCCGCGTCATCGAGATCTCCCAGGAGGAGGCGCTCCAGCTCGGTCACGGCGCTATCCGGACGGAGCATCTCCTGCTCGCCCTGCTCCATGAGGACTCGGGGCGGGCAGGCACGTTGCTGCGCTCCGTTGGCTTGACGGTCGACAACGCCCGCCGCCTCGCCCGGGAACTCGGCAGCACGGACGAGGGCACGCCGGGGCCTCATCTGCCTTTCACCCCACGCACGAAGAACGTCCTGGGTCGATCGCTTCAGGAGATGACCGCCCGTCGACATGAACGCATCGACGCGGAACATCTGCTGCTCGCGCTGTTCGGCGAGGACGTCCGCGGCGGGCACCAGCTGCTCACCCAACTCGGCGTCGACCCGTCGCAGATACGGAGCCAGGTCGAGGAAGCCCTCTCACAGACCCCGGCCTGA
- a CDS encoding IS110 family transposase, producing the protein MLFVGDDWAEDHHDVEVQDDAGRRLTKARVPEGAAGIARLHAMVGQHLPEDADPGQVVVGIETDRGPWVSALVAAGYRVIAVNPLQAARYRERYSTSGAKSDAGDAHALADMVRTDRHQLRQVAGDSDLADAVKLVARAHQSLVWDRTRQVQRLRSALLESFPAALVAFDDLDAPDTLELLAKAPSAAEAARLTVAQISAVLKRARRRKIPERAAAIRAALRAEQLPVGPASTLAYAVVVRAQAGLLTALNAEVARLEEQVEAHFGEHPDAEVLLSQPGLGTVLAARVLAEFGDDPKRYTDAKARRDYAGTSPITRASGRKTVVMARYARNNRLADALHQQAFCALNASPGARAYYDAIRGRGKSHHAALRQLGNRLVGILHGCLKTRTPYDEATAWPRNVTLTPAA; encoded by the coding sequence GTGCTGTTCGTCGGGGACGACTGGGCGGAGGACCACCATGATGTGGAGGTGCAGGACGACGCCGGCCGGCGGCTGACGAAGGCCAGGGTGCCGGAGGGCGCGGCGGGCATCGCCCGGCTGCACGCCATGGTCGGACAGCATCTGCCCGAGGACGCCGACCCTGGGCAGGTTGTGGTCGGGATCGAGACGGACCGTGGTCCGTGGGTATCCGCGCTGGTCGCCGCCGGCTACCGAGTGATCGCGGTGAACCCGCTGCAGGCCGCTCGTTACCGGGAGCGGTACTCGACGTCCGGGGCCAAAAGCGACGCCGGTGACGCGCACGCCCTGGCGGACATGGTCCGTACCGACCGCCACCAGCTGCGCCAGGTCGCCGGGGACAGCGACCTGGCCGACGCGGTGAAGCTCGTCGCCCGGGCTCATCAGAGCCTGGTCTGGGACCGGACCCGGCAGGTCCAGCGGTTGCGTTCCGCGCTGCTGGAGTCGTTCCCGGCTGCCCTCGTCGCGTTCGACGACCTCGACGCCCCCGACACGCTGGAACTTCTCGCGAAGGCGCCCTCTGCGGCCGAGGCCGCCCGGCTGACCGTCGCGCAGATCAGCGCCGTGTTGAAGCGGGCCCGCCGGCGGAAGATCCCCGAGAGAGCGGCCGCGATCCGGGCCGCGCTGCGGGCCGAGCAGCTGCCCGTAGGCCCGGCCTCGACGCTGGCCTACGCCGTGGTCGTGCGCGCCCAGGCTGGGCTGCTGACCGCGCTCAACGCTGAGGTCGCCCGCCTCGAGGAGCAGGTCGAAGCCCATTTTGGCGAGCACCCGGACGCTGAGGTCCTGCTGTCCCAGCCCGGCCTGGGCACGGTCCTCGCTGCCCGGGTGCTCGCCGAGTTCGGGGACGACCCGAAGCGCTACACCGACGCCAAGGCCCGCCGCGACTACGCCGGCACCAGCCCGATCACCCGCGCCTCAGGCCGCAAGACCGTGGTCATGGCCCGCTACGCCCGCAACAACCGGCTTGCCGATGCCCTGCACCAGCAGGCCTTCTGCGCCCTGAACGCCTCGCCCGGCGCCCGCGCCTACTACGACGCCATCCGCGGCCGCGGCAAGTCCCACCACGCCGCCCTCCGCCAGCTCGGTAACCGCCTGGTCGGCATCCTGCATGGCTGCCTCAAGACCCGCACCCCCTACGACGAGGCAACCGCCTGGCCGCGGAACGTCACACTCACACCCGCCGCTTGA
- the cas6 gene encoding CRISPR-associated endoribonuclease Cas6, producing MPTIPWRDVFGPARAVAYHLINRKDSDLATELHDQGYAGSSLRPLGLSPPSFRGTSRGHNVYRASGDGSLWFGSPVPRIAAAILAGLAGQRQLQWGSVELDVHGIQLVPPPDHSAGEAVFDTSTPVLVRHSSRYIFPGDPEFIGMLEHNLRHKADLLELPNQVDIEVLSAGRPRKFLSQNTPRHGCLVRTRVRAAPALLDALYDWGLGLNTNQGFGWIR from the coding sequence GTGCCCACCATTCCCTGGCGGGACGTGTTCGGCCCGGCCAGGGCGGTTGCCTATCATCTGATCAACCGAAAGGACTCGGATCTCGCCACCGAGCTTCACGATCAGGGTTATGCGGGCAGCAGCCTGCGCCCACTGGGGTTGTCCCCGCCGAGTTTCCGCGGGACAAGTCGCGGCCACAACGTCTACCGTGCGTCGGGGGATGGCTCGCTCTGGTTTGGTTCGCCGGTGCCACGGATCGCTGCGGCGATACTCGCAGGCCTGGCCGGCCAGCGCCAGTTGCAATGGGGCAGCGTCGAGCTCGACGTACACGGTATTCAGCTGGTGCCGCCCCCCGACCACTCCGCCGGCGAGGCAGTCTTCGATACGTCCACCCCGGTCCTGGTGCGTCACAGCAGCCGCTATATATTTCCCGGCGATCCCGAATTCATCGGGATGCTGGAACACAACCTGCGTCACAAGGCCGATCTGCTGGAGCTCCCGAACCAGGTCGACATCGAGGTTCTCTCGGCAGGCAGGCCACGCAAGTTCCTGTCGCAGAACACGCCTCGGCACGGGTGCCTTGTTCGGACGAGGGTCCGGGCGGCGCCCGCTCTTCTCGACGCTCTGTACGACTGGGGGCTCGGCCTCAACACGAACCAGGGATTCGGGTGGATCCGGTGA
- the cas7i gene encoding type I-B CRISPR-associated protein Cas7/Cst2/DevR, which produces MAFLAGKIVIPVEAGAPNNGRGEATVGRVKKTRIRGGTYPYVSAQAFRRWIRETMVASGTVPSPTVRVGKAQNKAQKATTAADPIRYADDDIFGYMKAGAKEDSPTTVRDSPLMVGTLMSVEKVWLTEDFGVMSRGVAEPVLHAHEFYSADLAAPFLLDVPRIGTFTLPGDGGAGRPNYLTEQDALRMAEAVQAGATAGMFRGVGAVRLPLADRRERVAILLDALAELAGGAKKALHYGDRGAAVLALVPMSGGVNPLGFAISGESDGSGLRVSGDVLRAELAAWEGEWEPPVLIGWRPGFRDDLRKQFEEDMADEIADGSVLLGHPRTILLDLARRVRDGRHDGWFDDPTR; this is translated from the coding sequence ATGGCTTTCCTGGCTGGGAAGATCGTGATTCCGGTCGAGGCCGGCGCGCCGAACAACGGCCGCGGCGAGGCGACCGTCGGGCGGGTCAAGAAGACCCGGATTCGGGGCGGGACGTACCCGTACGTCTCGGCGCAGGCGTTCCGCCGGTGGATCCGGGAAACCATGGTCGCCTCGGGCACGGTCCCGTCGCCGACGGTAAGGGTCGGCAAGGCGCAGAACAAGGCGCAGAAGGCCACCACCGCCGCGGACCCGATCCGGTACGCCGACGACGACATCTTCGGCTACATGAAGGCGGGCGCGAAGGAGGACTCCCCCACCACCGTGCGGGATTCCCCGCTGATGGTCGGCACCCTGATGTCGGTCGAGAAGGTGTGGCTGACCGAGGATTTCGGCGTCATGTCGCGCGGGGTCGCCGAGCCGGTTCTGCACGCGCACGAGTTCTACAGCGCCGATCTGGCCGCACCGTTCCTGCTCGACGTCCCGCGGATCGGGACGTTCACCCTGCCCGGTGACGGTGGCGCCGGCCGGCCGAACTACCTCACCGAACAGGACGCCCTGCGCATGGCCGAGGCGGTGCAGGCCGGTGCCACCGCGGGAATGTTCCGTGGTGTCGGCGCCGTGCGGCTGCCACTGGCGGACCGCAGGGAGCGGGTCGCGATCCTGCTCGACGCCTTGGCCGAGCTCGCCGGCGGAGCCAAGAAGGCACTGCACTACGGCGACCGCGGCGCCGCCGTCCTCGCCCTCGTGCCGATGAGCGGCGGGGTGAACCCGCTGGGCTTCGCGATCAGCGGTGAGAGCGACGGCTCGGGTCTGCGGGTCAGCGGGGACGTGCTGCGGGCGGAGCTCGCCGCGTGGGAGGGCGAGTGGGAGCCGCCGGTGCTGATCGGGTGGCGCCCCGGTTTCCGTGACGACCTGCGCAAGCAGTTCGAGGAGGACATGGCGGACGAGATCGCCGACGGTTCGGTGCTTCTCGGGCACCCGCGGACCATCCTGCTCGATCTCGCGCGGCGGGTGCGCGACGGGCGCCACGACGGCTGGTTCGACGACCCCACCCGATGA
- the cas5 gene encoding CRISPR-associated protein Cas5 — protein MSTGTAGGRSVQALRVELYAPVASFRDPMFPRVTRCLPVPPPSTVRGMLAAASGNTRELAVFGMAASSSGHGVDLETYHPIAADGSNPAIAGRVRTVKGGATVRERPFLTDVRLTLWIPEADGRRLEPALRRPVWGLRLGRSQDVVHLDGVPCWTELHPAGTAGNPAEGVAPMDGVARVGHALAPPDGHCARQAVTLRLAETVSSDRLRTSYGSYLWCREPGGLERVSGSAYRDDEQAVWLFDAAGDL, from the coding sequence ATGAGCACCGGCACCGCGGGCGGACGGTCCGTCCAGGCACTTCGCGTCGAGCTGTACGCGCCGGTCGCGTCGTTCCGCGACCCGATGTTCCCGAGAGTGACCCGTTGCCTGCCCGTCCCGCCGCCGTCGACGGTGCGCGGGATGCTGGCCGCCGCGTCGGGCAACACCCGGGAGCTGGCGGTGTTCGGGATGGCCGCCAGTTCGTCCGGGCACGGTGTCGATCTGGAGACCTACCATCCGATCGCGGCGGACGGCTCGAACCCTGCGATAGCTGGTCGGGTTCGGACCGTCAAAGGCGGAGCCACCGTCCGGGAGCGGCCGTTCCTCACCGACGTCCGGCTGACACTGTGGATTCCGGAGGCCGACGGCCGTCGCCTCGAACCCGCGCTGCGCCGCCCGGTCTGGGGCCTACGCCTGGGGCGTTCCCAGGATGTCGTCCACCTGGACGGGGTTCCGTGCTGGACGGAGCTGCATCCCGCCGGCACCGCCGGTAACCCGGCTGAGGGCGTCGCGCCGATGGACGGCGTCGCGCGGGTCGGTCACGCCCTCGCGCCGCCCGACGGGCACTGTGCGAGGCAGGCCGTCACCCTGCGGCTCGCCGAGACCGTGAGCTCCGATCGGCTGCGCACCAGCTATGGCTCCTACCTGTGGTGCCGGGAGCCCGGCGGGCTCGAGCGGGTGAGCGGATCCGCCTACCGGGACGACGAACAGGCGGTATGGCTTTTCGACGCCGCTGGTGATCTCTGA
- a CDS encoding CRISPR-associated helicase/endonuclease Cas3, giving the protein MDSAGPPGPKQAGVELTGSELAGLLAKSAGRSATGRAELLTEHSAAVRDAARRIAERIGPAGPIASEPRFWRWVEQAALLHDAGKIAEGFQRQVRPRGTVWGERHEVLSLAYVNLLVGGADGTGDEDARDRLMTATGVAFHHRALTISGGRGAGLAASYPPDGAWDRRFGYDPSAPPGERGQVTAVRHRALLAWFAAELGGGGPAAPDDRRLWEHARELFLATRDAWIGTVPAERGLLAVLLQGAVTLADHSGSAHVELQRHMPLPRGFLGRLARPYPHQMSAAATDGHLIMVAPTGSGKTEGGLAWASAQLAGMPGEPRLVWVLPYRASIDAVVDRFARDLDPSPAQASPDIGVLHSTAASTLLARAAEDDCPPGAGSVRKARARAQAMRLSAQRVRVATPHQLLQAAIAGPRYSSVLIEQANALFVLDELHAYAPELFGRICAAISLWTRLGSRIAVLSATLAQPMIDLVTDSLGGEPGGMGKPGGLVHVVRAPAGTAPDRHRLALTEEPITAADSLLTVARWMSEGHSVLLVANRVRVARRLFEALLSAAHEAWPDDPDAAVLLHSRFRGRDRARIERRIAARHPERSAGEPARRRGGLVVSTQVLEVSLCLDFDRGASELAPVEAVAQRAGRVNRRGRHPDGPVEFRVHRCESPLPYEPEALDAAWAAMRATATAATTDAEAEVAADAEVAAGTATAAISEQTIDSWLQHVYATPWGERWAATARAARDEFTESFLTFEQPFDDRTEFAGRLDESFDTVQVLHRDDVDEYRALADTEHGDLLLAEELLIPLRYGQLARLRRDGLAALDRSLRVTIVDAPYDPVSGLDLGDTDPDHSGAGRRQREDRGVDTIL; this is encoded by the coding sequence ATGGACTCCGCGGGCCCGCCCGGCCCGAAACAGGCGGGCGTAGAACTCACCGGTTCGGAGCTGGCCGGTCTGCTCGCGAAGTCCGCGGGGCGGTCCGCGACGGGCCGGGCCGAGCTGCTCACCGAGCACTCCGCCGCGGTGCGCGACGCCGCCCGGCGCATCGCCGAACGGATCGGCCCCGCCGGCCCGATCGCGTCCGAGCCTCGCTTCTGGCGGTGGGTGGAGCAGGCCGCGCTGCTGCACGACGCGGGCAAGATCGCCGAAGGCTTCCAGCGGCAGGTGCGGCCCCGCGGAACCGTGTGGGGCGAGCGGCACGAGGTGCTGTCGCTGGCCTATGTGAACCTGCTCGTCGGCGGAGCCGACGGGACCGGCGATGAGGATGCGCGCGACAGGTTGATGACCGCGACCGGCGTCGCCTTCCATCACCGTGCCCTGACCATCAGCGGCGGGCGCGGCGCCGGCCTCGCAGCCAGCTACCCGCCTGACGGCGCCTGGGACCGGCGTTTCGGCTACGACCCCTCCGCACCACCAGGCGAACGGGGGCAGGTGACTGCCGTCCGACATCGTGCTCTCCTCGCCTGGTTCGCGGCCGAGCTGGGCGGTGGCGGGCCGGCGGCCCCGGACGATCGCCGGCTGTGGGAGCACGCCCGGGAGCTCTTCCTCGCCACCCGGGACGCGTGGATCGGAACCGTCCCGGCGGAGCGGGGGCTGCTCGCCGTACTGCTGCAGGGCGCGGTGACACTGGCGGACCATTCCGGGTCCGCCCATGTGGAGCTGCAGCGGCATATGCCACTGCCGCGGGGCTTCCTGGGCCGGCTCGCCCGCCCGTACCCGCATCAGATGTCCGCCGCCGCGACCGACGGGCACCTGATCATGGTTGCGCCGACCGGGAGCGGCAAGACCGAGGGCGGCCTGGCCTGGGCCTCGGCACAGCTCGCGGGAATGCCCGGCGAACCCAGACTGGTGTGGGTACTGCCGTACCGGGCCTCGATCGACGCCGTGGTCGACCGGTTCGCCCGGGATCTCGACCCGTCCCCCGCCCAGGCCAGCCCGGATATCGGGGTGCTGCACTCGACCGCGGCCAGCACTCTGCTGGCCCGCGCCGCCGAGGACGACTGCCCACCGGGCGCCGGCAGCGTCCGCAAGGCACGCGCCCGGGCGCAGGCGATGCGGCTGTCCGCCCAGCGGGTCCGCGTCGCCACCCCACACCAGCTGCTGCAGGCGGCGATCGCCGGGCCTCGATATTCGTCCGTGCTGATCGAGCAGGCCAACGCCCTGTTCGTGCTCGACGAGCTGCATGCCTACGCGCCGGAGCTCTTCGGACGGATCTGCGCGGCGATCAGCCTGTGGACCAGGCTCGGCAGTCGGATCGCGGTGCTGTCAGCCACCCTCGCGCAGCCCATGATCGACCTGGTCACGGACAGCCTCGGTGGCGAGCCGGGCGGGATGGGCAAGCCGGGCGGGCTGGTCCACGTGGTGCGTGCGCCGGCAGGCACCGCGCCGGATCGCCACCGGCTGGCCCTCACCGAGGAACCGATCACTGCGGCCGACAGCCTGCTGACGGTCGCCCGGTGGATGTCCGAGGGCCACAGCGTGTTGCTGGTGGCCAACAGGGTGCGCGTCGCCCGGCGGCTGTTCGAAGCACTTCTCTCCGCCGCCCACGAGGCCTGGCCCGACGACCCGGACGCCGCCGTCCTGCTGCACTCCCGTTTCAGGGGCCGCGACCGGGCCCGGATCGAGCGGCGCATCGCAGCACGTCATCCCGAGCGGTCGGCCGGTGAGCCTGCTCGCCGCCGTGGTGGCCTCGTCGTGTCCACCCAGGTTCTGGAGGTCTCGTTGTGCCTGGACTTCGACCGCGGCGCCAGTGAGCTCGCGCCCGTCGAGGCGGTCGCGCAACGGGCCGGCCGGGTCAACCGCCGCGGACGTCATCCCGACGGCCCGGTGGAGTTCCGGGTCCATCGCTGCGAATCACCGCTGCCCTACGAGCCCGAGGCCCTGGACGCCGCCTGGGCCGCGATGCGAGCCACCGCCACCGCGGCTACCACCGATGCTGAGGCTGAGGTCGCCGCCGATGCTGAGGTTGCCGCCGGGACCGCAACGGCGGCGATCTCGGAGCAGACCATCGACAGCTGGCTGCAGCACGTGTACGCCACGCCGTGGGGCGAACGGTGGGCGGCCACCGCACGCGCGGCCCGCGACGAGTTCACCGAGTCCTTCCTGACCTTCGAGCAGCCGTTCGACGACCGCACCGAATTCGCCGGACGTCTCGACGAAAGCTTCGACACGGTCCAGGTCCTGCACCGCGACGACGTGGACGAGTACCGGGCCCTCGCCGACACCGAACACGGTGACCTGCTGCTCGCCGAGGAACTACTCATCCCGTTGCGATACGGGCAGCTCGCACGCCTGCGTCGGGACGGCCTCGCAGCCCTTGACCGCTCGCTGCGGGTCACCATCGTGGACGCGCCCTACGACCCGGTGAGCGGCCTCGACCTCGGCGACACCGACCCAGACCATTCCGGAGCTGGACGCCGACAGCGCGAAGACCGAGGAGTCGACACCATCCTGTGA
- a CDS encoding CRISPR-associated protein Cas4: MKYLLHCPRQLWLYMRGYRPEAHSDLVAFGEIVDETTYTRRRDIDLGEAKIDWVTTGAVVHETKSSRAPSPAHEAQVRHYCLLLERRGVSVRGGTIHYPLTRRTVDISWDDQARALALVTESQATEVIQAQDAPPRLERPRCRGCSYLDYCWEQT; the protein is encoded by the coding sequence ATCAAATACCTCCTGCACTGCCCCCGCCAGCTCTGGCTCTACATGCGTGGCTACCGCCCCGAGGCGCACAGCGACCTCGTCGCCTTCGGCGAGATCGTCGACGAGACGACATACACCCGCCGCCGCGACATCGATCTCGGCGAGGCGAAAATCGACTGGGTCACCACCGGCGCCGTCGTCCACGAGACGAAATCCTCACGGGCTCCGTCACCGGCCCACGAGGCCCAGGTTCGTCATTACTGCCTGCTGCTCGAACGCCGCGGGGTCAGTGTTCGCGGCGGAACGATTCACTACCCGCTGACCCGGCGCACCGTAGACATCTCCTGGGATGACCAGGCACGCGCCCTGGCACTCGTGACCGAAAGTCAGGCCACCGAGGTGATCCAGGCACAGGACGCTCCGCCGCGGCTCGAACGCCCGCGGTGCCGCGGCTGCTCCTATCTCGACTACTGCTGGGAACAGACATGA